The proteins below come from a single Treponema phagedenis genomic window:
- a CDS encoding methyl-accepting chemotaxis protein — translation MVIIDTNVTAVAHSDHIKLGKVYDDDYTIDGCTRGNIKTSRFWADVQNTWTYDIMYPIYKDGKLFGSLDVGIPESGILEIQNEIIRVQIIIGVLALFLATIFSWAITLLITKPLAEITKILRNISEEEGNLTHRLKVSRSDELGQVALYFNKTLDKIRNSVNAVAEATKGMKEVGGILSASVNTTVDSSEKIIANTGNMEEQILKQNDEIKKTTASINEVFGSIEKLKSNIDSQANTVEESVSAVTEMISNIRSISEILHKNTDTISSLGIETGSAREATAQATDMTKKISEASSGLMEASAVIQHISSQTNLLAMNGRY, via the coding sequence ATGGTTATAATTGATACCAATGTTACCGCAGTCGCTCACAGTGATCATATTAAGCTCGGAAAAGTATACGATGATGATTACACGATTGACGGATGTACACGCGGAAATATTAAAACGTCTCGATTTTGGGCAGATGTTCAAAACACCTGGACATACGATATCATGTATCCTATCTATAAAGACGGAAAACTTTTCGGCTCACTTGATGTAGGCATTCCGGAATCGGGGATTCTGGAAATACAAAATGAAATCATACGCGTGCAAATAATAATCGGAGTGCTTGCCTTGTTCCTCGCTACGATTTTTTCATGGGCAATAACTCTTCTAATTACTAAGCCATTAGCGGAAATAACAAAAATCCTACGAAATATTTCGGAAGAGGAAGGAAATTTAACACATCGGCTGAAAGTAAGCCGCTCCGACGAACTTGGGCAGGTTGCTTTATATTTTAATAAAACGCTTGACAAAATACGAAATTCCGTTAATGCGGTTGCCGAAGCAACAAAGGGAATGAAAGAGGTAGGAGGAATCCTATCCGCCAGCGTAAACACAACGGTTGATTCATCGGAAAAAATTATTGCAAATACCGGAAACATGGAAGAACAAATACTTAAACAAAATGATGAGATTAAAAAAACAACGGCATCAATCAATGAGGTTTTCGGCTCTATCGAAAAATTAAAATCAAATATTGACAGTCAAGCGAACACTGTCGAAGAATCTGTTTCCGCAGTTACAGAAATGATTTCAAACATTCGTTCAATTTCTGAAATTTTGCATAAGAACACGGATACCATCAGTTCTCTTGGAATAGAAACAGGTTCAGCTCGAGAAGCAACGGCACAGGCAACCGATATGACAAAAAAAATCAGCGAAGCATCAAGCGGTCTTATGGAGGCGAGCGCGGTTATCCAGCATATTTCAAGTCAAACAAATCTTTTAGCGATG
- a CDS encoding Hsp33 family molecular chaperone HslO yields the protein MIIKTIDDSVLLRHFTTIQPDGMSIFMLGNGQVRGAFFHGTRFVNQMRMQHTLGILETLVLGQACLCGALLIPTMKGRDRAVFRYDTKGPAAGFAVEAMSEGIVRGYLFQDPIPVEEAPKNWDLAPYFGDGFVRVIRFPEGAREPISGSVEIKHKNIAKNLTEYFLLSEQTHTAFNTGIQFDSQGRVIGAGGLYLQVMPGADESLLIQAEQAFSACPSIGQWFAENGTREDIIYGLLRGMEPEVLLERDISFFCPCSAERFLEKIKTLPKDELRDMYENGPENIETYCHYCGSEYTYPKEVLNGCF from the coding sequence ATGATTATAAAAACAATTGATGATTCTGTTTTACTCAGACATTTCACTACAATACAGCCGGACGGTATGTCTATTTTTATGCTTGGTAATGGACAGGTGCGCGGTGCTTTTTTTCACGGTACCCGTTTTGTTAATCAGATGCGAATGCAGCATACGCTCGGCATTCTTGAAACACTGGTGCTCGGACAGGCATGCCTTTGCGGAGCTTTACTTATTCCGACAATGAAAGGCAGAGATCGCGCCGTTTTTCGGTATGATACAAAGGGGCCGGCTGCAGGTTTTGCTGTTGAAGCAATGAGCGAAGGCATTGTACGCGGCTATTTATTTCAGGATCCAATCCCTGTTGAGGAGGCTCCGAAAAATTGGGATTTAGCGCCTTATTTCGGCGACGGCTTTGTACGGGTAATCCGGTTTCCAGAAGGAGCCAGGGAACCTATCTCTGGTTCGGTTGAAATTAAACATAAAAATATAGCGAAAAATCTTACGGAATATTTTTTGCTTTCCGAGCAAACCCATACGGCATTTAACACCGGCATTCAATTTGATTCACAAGGGAGAGTCATCGGTGCAGGTGGTTTGTATTTGCAGGTCATGCCCGGAGCGGATGAGTCTTTGCTGATTCAGGCGGAACAAGCTTTTTCCGCATGTCCTTCAATCGGTCAATGGTTTGCCGAAAACGGCACTCGAGAAGATATTATTTACGGACTACTCCGTGGCATGGAGCCTGAAGTATTACTTGAACGGGATATCTCGTTTTTTTGCCCTTGTTCCGCCGAAAGATTTTTAGAAAAAATAAAAACATTACCAAAAGACGAGTTACGAGACATGTATGAAAACGGCCCCGAAAATATTGAAACCTATTGCCATTATTGCGGTTCAGAGTATACCTATCCGAAAGAAGTTTTAAACGGTTGCTTTTAA
- a CDS encoding phosphotransferase yields the protein MNIYFCIMLAMKRRYFQIIELMQKNPKITQREIADQLDISLAYVNKILVSMEYEGFLRTEGIPTLGKRQLTAKAQKKYESCEVDNAIIMAAGFGSRFVPLTYATPKGLLEVFGERMIERQIRQLQEVGITDITVVVGYLKDTFEYLIDKYNVQLVYNPDYETKNNLSTLYHVRDKLKNTYILSSDNWLRENMYHSHEYDSWYSAIKVSGKTKEWVLKTGLHDKILSVKVGGRNGWVMYGPVYFSKEFSQKIIPMIETAYLRDDTDEWYWEDVFIRNLDKLVMFANKQPENQVYEFESLDELRLFDSSYMISTNDKWLHLISEVFNQPEMRINCLKPLRFGMTNKSFLFELNGKKYIFRIPGAGTEKLINRHQEADVYKAIEPLHISDDPIYFDSRIGIKITEFKEGSRNADANNPDDLDMCMRFARKLHNSGITVPHEFNFRERIEFYEKIAKERHGILYNDYDEVRAKMNELLDLLDTIEKPLALTHIDLIPDNFIFYKDGVKLIDWEYAGMCDPLADIAMFSIYAYFNRAQIEDLMYRYFQREPEEEERLRVFCYVALAGFLWALWTCYKQVLGVTFGEYGLKMYRYAKDYYTAVMAIKSDMKN from the coding sequence GTGAACATTTATTTTTGTATTATGCTCGCCATGAAAAGACGCTATTTTCAAATAATTGAGCTTATGCAAAAAAATCCTAAAATAACGCAACGCGAGATCGCGGATCAGTTAGATATTTCTCTTGCATATGTAAATAAGATTTTGGTTTCAATGGAATACGAAGGCTTTTTACGGACAGAAGGGATTCCTACTTTGGGAAAGCGGCAACTTACCGCAAAAGCTCAAAAAAAATATGAGTCCTGTGAGGTTGATAATGCAATCATTATGGCGGCGGGGTTCGGTTCTCGTTTTGTGCCGCTTACCTATGCAACTCCGAAGGGTTTACTTGAAGTATTCGGTGAGCGTATGATTGAGCGTCAAATCCGTCAGTTGCAAGAAGTCGGAATCACGGATATAACCGTTGTGGTCGGCTATTTAAAAGACACTTTTGAATATTTAATCGATAAATACAATGTACAGCTTGTGTACAATCCTGATTATGAGACAAAGAATAATCTTTCAACTCTGTATCACGTGCGGGACAAATTAAAAAATACCTATATACTTTCAAGCGATAATTGGTTGCGGGAAAACATGTATCATTCGCATGAATATGATTCCTGGTACTCGGCGATAAAGGTTTCTGGAAAGACAAAAGAGTGGGTGTTAAAAACAGGTTTGCACGATAAAATCCTCAGTGTTAAAGTCGGCGGGCGAAACGGCTGGGTTATGTACGGGCCGGTGTATTTTTCAAAAGAATTTTCTCAGAAAATTATTCCAATGATTGAAACAGCGTATTTGCGTGACGATACGGACGAGTGGTACTGGGAAGATGTTTTTATCAGAAACCTTGACAAGCTGGTAATGTTTGCAAATAAACAGCCTGAAAATCAAGTGTATGAATTTGAATCTTTGGATGAGCTGCGGCTTTTTGATTCATCCTATATGATTTCCACTAATGACAAATGGCTGCATCTTATTTCAGAAGTATTTAATCAACCTGAAATGCGCATAAATTGTTTAAAGCCCTTACGTTTCGGCATGACAAATAAATCCTTTTTATTTGAGCTTAATGGGAAAAAATATATTTTCAGAATTCCTGGTGCAGGAACTGAAAAACTGATTAACCGCCATCAGGAGGCTGACGTTTATAAAGCGATTGAGCCGCTTCATATTTCCGATGATCCTATTTATTTTGACAGTCGAATCGGCATAAAAATTACCGAGTTCAAAGAAGGAAGCAGAAATGCGGATGCAAATAATCCTGATGATTTAGATATGTGTATGAGGTTTGCCCGAAAACTGCATAATTCGGGAATAACTGTTCCGCATGAATTTAATTTTAGAGAGCGTATTGAGTTTTATGAAAAGATTGCAAAAGAGCGGCACGGTATTTTGTATAACGATTATGACGAGGTGCGCGCAAAAATGAATGAGCTTTTGGATTTACTTGATACAATTGAAAAGCCTTTAGCTTTAACACACATTGATTTAATTCCTGATAATTTTATTTTTTATAAAGACGGAGTGAAACTCATTGACTGGGAGTACGCCGGTATGTGCGATCCCCTTGCCGACATCGCAATGTTTTCTATTTACGCATATTTTAACCGAGCACAGATTGAAGATTTAATGTATCGATATTTTCAAAGAGAGCCGGAAGAAGAAGAACGCTTGCGTGTATTTTGCTATGTAGCTCTTGCAGGTTTTTTATGGGCACTTTGGACCTGCTATAAACAGGTGCTCGGTGTTACCTTTGGCGAATACGGTTTAAAGATGTACCGATATGCAAAAGACTATTACACTGCGGTGATGGCAATCAAATCAGATATGAAAAACTAA